From Cytophagia bacterium CHB2, one genomic window encodes:
- a CDS encoding 30S ribosomal protein S12 yields MPTINQLVRLGRKKTGRKTTAPALTGSPQRRGVCTRVYTTTPKKPNSALRKVARVRLTNSYEVTAYIPGEGHNLQEHSIVLIRGGRVKDLPGVRYHIVRGVYDSAGVQERNQGRSKYGTKRKSAAGK; encoded by the coding sequence TTGCCAACTATCAATCAATTAGTTCGCTTAGGGCGAAAAAAGACCGGTCGTAAGACGACCGCTCCTGCATTGACTGGATCTCCCCAGCGGCGTGGTGTTTGCACAAGGGTATACACAACGACACCCAAAAAGCCGAATTCCGCGTTGCGCAAAGTGGCGCGCGTGAGATTGACGAATAGCTATGAAGTAACAGCATATATTCCCGGTGAAGGGCATAATTTGCAAGAGCACTCCATCGTATTGATTCGCGGCGGACGTGTGAAGGACTTGCCGGGTGTGCGTTATCATATCGTGCGCGGCGTCTATGATTCTGCCGGTGTGCAAGAGCGGAATCAAGGGCGCTCGAAGTATGGCACAAAGAGAAAGTCAGCCGCGGGTAAATAA